The nucleotide sequence GTTTTGCTTCGCTACACCATCCCATAAAAGTATACACGAATCTTAAAGTTACTTAAAAATGCTATCGCCATATTAGCCCGTACATAAAATGTATTGAATAGATTGATTTGGATGCAAAAAGCAAAGTGTTCTTTTGATCCTGAGCTCACGTGCTCcttgatgaacagtaaaatccaaaaaatagtataaaatttcTAATATTTTTGCGATAAACATTGATGAATGATTTGACTACCAGCAAATTTTTGTGCTGAAATTACATTCTTGAAGGTTTGGACCAAAAAAACCAAATCGATGCTCTAAAATGCTTACAACAATAGTCTTTTCGGAGCATCAATTTTTTTGCCCGGACCTCCAAGaatgtcatttgatcacaaaattTTCCAGGCAGTTAAAACATTCATCAATGTTTACCACAAAAaacagttttctttttctttttactatTTTTGTTCCGACTTTTCAAATTATCTGGGAGCATGTGAGCTCGGGTTTAATTTAAATACTCCTTTTTTATTTGAAGGTGTAATCTCTGATCTTGGCCTTTAATCTGCACTGAAATCTATAAACTTTTCTAGGGAGATTGTACCGAAGCAGAGTTCATTTTCTGCACATTTTCTGGGCTGGTATTTCCCTTATCATGCACCGGTTATCTCATCATAGTTTCATTGGACCGGAGAGAAAATCTCGCAAGTCTCGGACAAAATAAGGAGTAGACCAaattttttactccctccgttcctaaataatctTGCAAGTCTTGTCAAAATAAGGAGGAGACCAAAtttttactccctctgtcccaaaataaaaaataaaagtctcaactttgtactaactttagtataagttatactaagagcatctccagccgcggccCCAACAGGCCCTCCCTAGACGTTTTTGCCGCACCGGCGCCAAAAATTCGGCTCAGTCCTGCCCCAGGAATCCGTTTTTCGCCGGATTGGGCCGAAATCGGCGCCGGCGGCCCGAGGCTGAACCCGGCGCGCtagggggcgctcgggggcgccgggacGAGGGGTTTTGGCGTGAAAACtcggcgggcccgccgagtcagcggcaCGCGCCTCATCCTCCCCAGAACGCCTCGGTtttccgcggggaatcaatggcaaggctgccgccggtcagccttgccattgattccttaCTGGCGACGCACGGGCGAGCAGGCGCGGCGACGCCTCCACTTCTGTCACGCGTTCACACGGTCTGGGGCTATATAAATAGAGGCTTCCCTCGCTGCTGGCCACAGCAGCCGCCGTCCCTCCCTTCCACCCCCGAGCCCAAACCAGCCGCCGTCCCTCCCTTCCGCCGCCGAGCTCTGCcgctctccccttccttccccttccccttctctCTCCATGGCCGAACGCTTCCCCGACGACGCTGCGGCGGCCAGCGGCTTCGGCTGCCGCACGCTCCAGGAGTGCGAGTCGTGGCCTCTTCGAGGCGAACATctcggcgccgccggacatgtgcGCCGGACCGACGGGGTGGAAGCTTAGCAACGATGGCGTCCCCATCCCCCCTGTGCCCGACGTCGACGCGCGCCCCGACCtcttcgccgccgaggtcgaccgcgtgcgggCGTCTCTGTCGGAGGAGCAGTGCCCCCCCAGTACGCTGCTGACAACCACGCGGCCTGGACGGACTATTTCCATCGGCGGCAGGCGCAGAGGCTGGCGTCCACAAACTGGGAGACGGTGGTCGGCGGCACGAAGAACGGCGACGGCCGCCGCGTCTAGTGGGGGGTCCCCGCCCGCACCTTGCACGAGGTGATCgcacacctcgagggcggcaacaacccgccgcgGTGGCCGTGCCGGCCCCTCGCCGGAGCGCCGGGCCGTGGGTGCCCAGGAGgttcgccacctcctcctcctcccgctcctcctgccACTCTTCCGGCTCGCCGGCACTCTTTGGCGTCAAGGCAGAGCCCgccgcggagacgccgctcggccggcgcacccgcagcgccgacatcgtcatcaacgagggcggccggtgtgccacctcctcggctcctccgcatttcgtcaagccgaagacggagccggggctcgccgccgtCAAGCCGGAGCTGGGGCTCCCCGTCGTGAAGACGGAGCCCGTCAAGGAGGAGGCGCTCGACGACGAAGCAGCCCTCAAATGGGCGCGCGACGACTGGGTGCAGACGGAgagggagcgccagcgcgccgccttCGCGCGGTTCGAAGCTCGTTGCCGTGGCCGGGACGAGGGAGGcatcgtcgtcctcgacgacagcgaggacgacgacgcgccgccaccgCCTGTCCGCCATGaagacgccgggcaggggtccagcaggggcgacCGCGCCGTCAAGAAggagaaggccgccgccgccgacgaggacgGCGACGACATCGGCGACTTCGCCGCGCTGATCAAGTTCTTCGCCCCGTAGAttagtttttttaaataatttatgtAAAACACTGAACATGTTGAATATGAATATCAAGTTTGCCGAATTTTAGCCAAACTTTGCCGAACTTCGCCGAATttagtttttttaataaaaaaaacgCGTCCGGGGCGACCTTGGGGCGAGCGGCTGGGAACCCGCTTGCCCCCGCGCCGATTTtagcgccggctcacccccaggaggcgcgtaaaatcgccgcctagggggccaacggctggagatgctttagagggtgcttggatccaaggtacttattttagtctgactaaaaatagtttCTTTAAAAGGCTAAAGTTCCAAACatccctgactaaagaggggctaaaactagtcttaagactaaatttttttagtcaggggtacccctactaaaatatgGATTAGTCTCTCTCTCTGCTTATTTAATTCCCTCCTTTAACACAGTCGAGTTTTGAATTGAAGGGTTTGGagaataataaatgctcattaacttgattttagtctctttagtatttggatccaaccatggctgaggctagcaagttttagtcccacaaCTTTTaatcatgagactaaaacgtatccaaacaCCCTCTTAAGGTTGacacacttattttgagacggaggaagtATAAGTCTTCTTTTAGAGATTACACTATAGAACTACATTCGGATTCGGATGTATATAGAGGTCTTTTAGAGTATATGTTCACTCATATTGCTTCACTATATTTGAAAACGGACGTAGTACTAATGATACGAGGCGTATAGGGAGAATTAATTAACGTTCTTTAGAATGCATTAGTGTCCAGAAATTAATTTCGTTAATCCCTATTAATTCAGCATTGAAACGGTTCCTGGTTTATCATTTCAGTATCACTATAAAAAGGCTTTTGCCATCTCGTCTGTTCCTCGCAACTCAGATCGAGCCAGACAAACCAAGTCTTTCTCCTAAAGATGAAGACTGCACACACGCTGCTCCTGGCAGTCGCCTTCCTCGTGCTGGCATCAGGTATTCCTCTTACGATGATGCATCTCATCGCTTCATCGACTCGACAAACAATCATACGCTTTACATTATTCACGGTATTGTGGTTTTTTCTGTTCTTCTGCAGAGGCTGCAGTGAAGGCGGACAATTGTGCAGCGTCACTTCACAAGACGCCGCTACCGTGTGATCAGGTAGGTTGCCTGCACATTTGCCGCGAGCATGTGAATGGGGAAGGGCACGCGTGCCCTCAATGCAATTGGAGTGCTAGTTGCAACTATAATGGACTATGCCGGTGTGATGTCTGCCTCCCTCCTCCTTCTGCCCCTATCCAACACCAACAGAGTGACTGATATGTACATCTTTCTAACATAGGAATAGGATGGTTAATCAGCTCTCTGTAATAAGAACGTGTATCGGGGGTGATCTACTCATTGTAGAATGCACCCGAATTTGATATCGCTTCACCAGTTTTTTTTAAATGGAAAGGCTTCATCGCGTTTTCTATTCATCAGGCAAAACACTTATATCGTTTGATAAGACAGCTACAAGAAAATTAGGAGAATCCTCTTGTCATATAAGAGGGGCTAAGCTCCGACTTACTCCATC is from Triticum aestivum cultivar Chinese Spring chromosome 3A, IWGSC CS RefSeq v2.1, whole genome shotgun sequence and encodes:
- the LOC123058985 gene encoding uncharacterized protein, which produces MKTAHTLLLAVAFLVLASEAAVKADNCAASLHKTPLPCDQVGCLHICREHVNGEGHACPQCNWSASCNYNGLCRCDVCLPPPSAPIQHQQSD